The following proteins are co-located in the Vigna unguiculata cultivar IT97K-499-35 chromosome 9, ASM411807v1, whole genome shotgun sequence genome:
- the LOC114163151 gene encoding uncharacterized protein LOC114163151: protein MKVSCCHGIGHNLYHPSLGLSNIKNNHMVSCQNPFTLKERKSGLSVSTSLQKGSERFVVGCGSWSLVRELEKELEAEMKREEGGESVIMGRYKHKCGEGKGVVDMLECLEKEAIMGEDVGKDPMDYNRRAHIFYASSRIFQALKELNDKTLSL from the coding sequence ATGAAGGTTTCTTGTTGCCATGGCATTGGACACAACCTCTACCACCCCTCTCTTGGTTTGAGCAACATCAAGAACAACCACATGGTTTCATGTCAAAATCCTTTCACTTTGAAGGAGAGGAAATCAGGGTTGAGTGTGAGCACTAGTTTGCAAAAGGGTAGTGAGAGGTTTGTGGTGGGATGTGGAAGTTGGAGTTTGGTGAGAGAGTTGGAGAAAGAGTTGGAAGCTGAGATGAAGAGAGAGGAAGGTGGAGAGAGTGTAATAATGGGAAGGTATAAGCACAAATGTGGAGAAGGGAAAGGGGTGGTGGACATGTTGGAGTGTTTGGAGAAGGAAGCTATTATGGGTGAAGATGTGGGAAAGGACCCTATGGATTATAACCGTAGGGCTCACATATTTTATGCAAGCTCTAGAATCTTTCAAGCTCTCAAGGAACTCAACGACAAAACCCTGTCACTGTGA
- the LOC114164312 gene encoding probable RNA-binding protein EIF1AD → MAMRGGRKNLKRATEEKHVTLQDGQSIMQVVSLRGSNIIEVKDAFGNKSLALFPAKFRKSVWIKLGSFVVVDVTGKEKALESGSKIACLVSQVLFYEQVRELQKTPEWPESFKSAMVDESKETSASQQENELEDSDDGLPPLEANTNRLRPFELQADEDSESCSDTDD, encoded by the exons ATGGCCATGAGAGGAGGAAGGAAGAATTTGAAGAGGGCTACAGAGGAAAAACATGTTACGCTTCAAGACGGGCAAAGCATCATGCAGGTGGTGTCTTTACGAGGCTCTAATATCATTGAG GTCAAGGATGCATTTGGCAACAAATCACTAGCTCTGTTCCCTGCTAAATTTCGGAAAAGCGTGTGGATTAAACTAG GGagctttgttgttgttgatgtaaCCGGAAAGGAAAAGGCTCTTGAATCGGGTAGCAAGATTGCATGCCTTGTTTCTCAAGTTCTTTTCTACGAACAAGTTCGAGAACTACAGAAAACTCCTGAATG GCCTGAAAGTTTTAAATCTGCAATGGTTGATGAATCAAAAGAAACTTCTGCCTCCCAACAAGAGAATGAGCTGGAGGACAGTGATGATGGACTACCTCCATTGGAAGCCAATACAAACAGACTCAGACCTTTCGAGTTGCAAGCCGATGAAGATTCAGAGTCTTGTTCAGATACAGATGATTGA
- the LOC114164419 gene encoding uncharacterized protein LOC114164419, which produces MSGGLVPAVRVVRCPKCRLLLQEPAGCDLYKCGECGTTLQAKKRSSANVSLQSSTQETIAAPRKLLVPSRECSLKQKATSSADCHVGGNSGRGQLVPFILSDEEQETESDIYNLSHRRHRMTSKGCSTSNKTNHSEIEEVNEGMLVEELKEEFVCALDEDGYNDRSASTLKGVTAEKKNTQVDLVKELVSGSDGENANKVKSVVVGAIPEVEISESVDSEGDEELNGGNLSSEVAEEEFSSALEEDTTNYKSAPVGENLELKITESNRAEELNDGKFFEEAEHARDEEDSNNNPSVIDGAKPEVGTTESASTTIRSSTEEENSLYVTPDKLEGPPANIVSTQKQKTQAQKDVQRGFDRVRSVNTTDTTELIDHSSELSDIHVGKLSKSPTARSSHAYDGSLSSYEAMDERSHIQHSGSFDNTHTIANDVSEGRNRKGKGLAKNLLYGDFGTQRQSHLSNAKHHAKRDGWGNQNKVVEETTRNGHRRWKSTKRDEFPPKIPFHRSGSRSYYESGNSSNHMHDEIHRSSSFLSHESFEETDQEKMKLLSMIHKLQDKLNRTRYTSGEDNGRLSKGVFYKGNRISAYHTHDFDEGRRFSHGLDYPLCNGRCSHGVNWHQRHNKSSRIPYSAEATSSALNVDHSCCHCRSQERHFSADISPHGLFQHERLQRSCGGRDCCSFSHHSYPSSPQWFTASKLAPMYGRETKSDDQRRRVPELSRYVREKRNLVAKRHHRPVAGGAPFVTCHKCLNLLQIPADFLLFKRACHELKCGECSEVLKFSLHGSHIDLFSSNNANGPPSSDLNDPSQLISSSSLPSASHANYYRYSPAEAISYYDDYGLSISKSYSSEGEPVSLAHSHHLHGIFEPSTEKENVAPRYSSARKSLVETDESAIFPRKLASEMRARPPQKSSSLHLLMGYSSPSQVIRGSDLC; this is translated from the exons ATGTCTGGTGGGTTAGTTCCTGCAGTTCGGGTGGTTAGATGCCCTAAATGTCGGTTACTTCTTCAAGAGCCTGCAGGATGTGATTTGTACAAGTGTGGTGAATGTGGCACTACTCTTCAAG CTAAGAAACGATCAAGTGCGAATGTGAGCTTACAATCCAGTACACAAGAAACCATTGCAGCTCCTAGAAAGCTTCTGGTTCCTTCTCGGGAATGTAGTTTGAAGCAAAAAGCAACTTCTTCTGCAGATTGTCATGTGGGTGGAAATAGTGGAAGGGGTCAACTTGTTCCGTTTATTTTATCAGATGAAGAACAAGAAACTGAGTCGGATATCTATAATTTGTCACACAGAAGGCATAGAATGACCAGCAAAGGTTGTTCAACTTCAAATAAGACCAATCACTCTGAGATTGAGGAGGTGAATGAAGGAATGTTGGTAGAAGAATTGAAAGAGGAGTTTGTTTGTGCACTGGATGAAGATGGCTATAATGATAGATCAGCTTCAACTCTGAAAGGGGTAAcagctgaaaagaaaaatactcaAGTTGACTTGGTAAAAGAGCTCGTTTCTGGGTCAGATGGAGAAAATGCCAACAAAGTCAAATCAGTTGTAGTAGGTGCCATCCCTGAAGTGGAAATTTCTGAAAGTGTTGATTCAGAAGGAGATGAAGAGTTGAATGGTGGAAACTTGTCATCAGAGGTAGCAGAAGAGGAGTTTAGTTCTGCATTGGAAGAAGATACCACTAATTACAAATCAGCTCCAGTTGGTGAAAACCTTGAACTGAAAATCACTGAAAGCAATAGAGCAGAAGAGTTAAATGATGGAAAATTTTTTGAGGAAGCAGAACATGCACGGGATGAAGAAGATTCCAATAACAATCCATCAGTTATAGACGGTGCAAAACCTGAAGTGGGCACCACAGAAAGTGCTTCTACTACTATAAGGTCAAGTACAGAGGAGGAAAACAGTCTATACGTTACGCCTGATAAACTTGAAGGTCCACCTGCTAATATAGTATCCACTCAGAAACAGAAGACGCAAGCTCAAAAAGATGTTCAGCGTGGCTTTGACCGTGTAAGGTCTGTGAACACAACAGATACCACTGAATTAATTGATCACAGTTCAGAGCTTAGTGATATTCATGTTGGAAAATTGTCCAAGTCCCCAACTGCTAGAAGCTCTCATGCTTATGATGGCAGCCTCTCTTCTTATGAAGCAATGGATGAGAGGTCACATATCCAACATTCAGGTTCGTTTGACAACACTCACACCATTGCTAATGATGTTTCTGAGGGAAGGAACAGAAAGGGTAAAGGTCTTGCTAAAAACTTGCTCTATGGAGACTTCGGAACTCAACGTCAATCACATTTGTCCAATGCGAAGCACCATGCCAAGAGAGATGGCTGGGGGAACCAAAACAAAGTGGTTGAGGAGACTACAAGAAATGGTCATCGACGCTGGAAGAGCACAAAGAGAGACGAGTTTCCTCCCAAAATTCCCTTTCACCGAAGTGGTTCTCGTTCTTACTATGAAAGCGGAAACTCATCAAACCATATGCATGATGAGATCCACCGCAGCTCGAGCTTTCTTTCACATGAATCCTTTGAGGAAACTGACCAAGAGAAAATGAAACTGTTGAGCATGATTCATAAGTTGCAGGATAAACTGAACAGGACTCGCTACACGAGTGGAGAAGATAATGGAAGACTGTCCAAGGGTGTTTTTTACAAGGGAAATCGTATTTCTGCATACCATACCCATGACTTTGATGAGGGGAGAAGGTTTTCTCATGGCTTGGATTACCCTTTGTGTAATGGAAGATGTAGTCATGGAGTCAACTGGCACCAAAGGCATAATAAATCCTCACGGATACCTTATTCAGCTGAGGCAACAAGCAGTGCACTCAATGTTGATCATTCTTGCTGCCATTGTCGTTCCCAAGAGAGGCACTTTTCAGCAGATATCTCACCACATGGTCTTTTCCAGCATGAAAGGCTACAGAGGTCCTGTGGAGGCCGAGATTGTTGCTCTTTTTCTCATCACTCCTATCCTTCAAGTCCACAATGGTTCACAGCTTCTAAACTAGCACCAATGTACGGACGTGAAACAAAATCTGATGATCAGAGGCGTAGGGTTCCTGAGTTAAGTAGATATGTAAGGGAGAAAAGGAACTTGGTAGCTAAGAGACATCACAGGCCAGTGGCAGGTGGAGCTCCTTTTGTCACTTGTCATAAATGCTTAAACCTGTTGCAGATACCTGCAGATTTTCTCCTTTTCAAAAGGGCATGTCATGAGCTGAAATGTGGTGAATGTTCAGAGGTGCTAAAGTTTTCACTTCATGGAAGCCAcatagatttattttcatcaaataaTGCTAATGGCCCTCCATCAAGCGACCTAAACGACCCAAGCCAGTTGATTAGTAGCAGCAGTCTTCCTTCAGCATCTCATGCAAACTATTACCGTTATTCGCCTGCAGAGGCCATTTCATATTATGATGATTATGGTCTTTCTATCTCTAAAAGCTACTCCTCCGAAGGAGAGCCTGTTTCTTTGGCACATTCTCATCACTTGCATGGTATATTTGAGCCTTCAACTGAGAAGGAGAACGTTGCTCCAAGATATTCTAGTGCAAGGAAGAGTTTGGTGGAGACAGATGAATCAGCTATCTTTCCTAGGAAATTGGCATCAGAAATGCGGGCAAGGCCACCACAAAAAAGTTCATCACTTCATCTACTGATGGGATATTCTTCACCAAGCCAAGTAATAAGAGGTTCTGACTTATGTTGA